The Ipomoea triloba cultivar NCNSP0323 chromosome 4, ASM357664v1 DNA segment TCTCACCATGCTAATGCTCACATTAAGATTCAATTCTGATCGGATATGTTTTTTTAGTTCCATATGTCCAATGGTAAGATCATCTCTTATCTTGTCCTCATACCTGTCTTCAATCCACTTTTGGCTCACAATTCCCAGGGTATATTTTTGATTGCATTTATGCTCAGGTTCAAGTGTTTTCAGCTGAAAACACATGAACCTTTCTTCCCACGAACCATGACAGTGAAATGGACAGGATTTTACACATTGTACAGTTACTCGCTTGGGCTCGTTGTGCACAAAGTGAATATCTCTCTTCGAATAAACTGCATAATTAATCATGGCTTTCTTGAATTGTTTTGCATCATCATACAAGGTACCCACATCTAGTTCATCTGTCTCAACATTAGGATTGTAAGAAGGATGTTTGAATCTATTCTTTGCCTTGTTGGATTGTTCAAATGATACTTCTACATCATCCTTTTCAGATTGATAACTCGGGGGATCATCGGAGTCATAATAATCACTTTGTACTTGCTCATTCTCACCCATTCCTACATCCTCACTTTCAGCATCAACTCTAGCCCACTCAAAATCTGCACTAACAACATCAACAAAGTTGTAATCCTCACCAACTAATCCCTCTTCTTCATCATCCTTATCATCACCTTCTTCTTGTAGTTCATCTACTAAATCATCATCCTCTCGATCAACCTGAGCGGCATGTGAAATACATTCTGGTTGGGTAACCACACCcccatctaattcaaattctgATTGGGCATGCTCAACACTTTGTTCTACCATTGGTAAAGCTAAATTTGAAACTATTTGTGCATCATCAATCCCATGCATTCTACAACAAAAACAATGTAACAACAAAGAAACATATAAGAAAACTATGAACCCTCAACCTGAAGTCagtaaattttaaaacaaaggCAAAACTATACATTTTTTACACAATATATGCACCACAATAAACATGCTATAGTACcaacataaaagaaaaaattactgACAACATACATTAAATTTGGTTAAATTATACTAACAATTATGTATAACAATTTTAAATGCATTTGAGGACCACAATAATCCAAAATGTCTCCATTATTAACTACAAGGTGGGGACCCATATAAGAAAGCCATCCAACATTGATAAAAGCAGAAAAAAAACCCACTACCAGACAAAGAATTGATTGAGTCAACATATTACCTATGCCAATGTTTGCAATTCCTGAGCACCTCTTTTATCACTCTCTTCTTCCGTCGTCAATGGTGTCCACCGACAGAGCTTTTGGAGTCGTCAGTAAGTCTACCAACCAAGCTTTTGGAGTCGTCAATGGTGCCTTCCAATAGAGCTTTTGGAGTCGTTAATGGCGTCTACTAACAAGCTAAGGATTTTGGTGTAGCCGATGCCTACCAACAGGAGTCCAAAAAGATGTCGTCAATCGTCAATGGAGAAAGGTACGCACAGAGGGGGTGAAAATTCATTTGGAATTTGGGAATTTCGGATAACGTCCTCCGGAACTGAATAACCACCTTTCAAAACCAGACTGAAACTAACTTCTCCATTAATGGCCGCATCGCTCAACTTCAGCCTCGCCACCGTCGCTAACTTCCGCCGCGCTACGCTACCGAAACACTACACAAACTTCCGCACCACAATCCGATGCTCCGGGAGGGTTGAATGGGTACTTATTATCCACTTGGGTATGGAACGACAATGGCAGAAGGGAAATAAATATGAGAGATGTGATCGATTGTGGATTAGATTAGggttttgtatttattattttaattattttgttttggttttaacaaataaatatgtatttgtTTGTTGGCATCCACGTAGGTaatcttagtttttttttttttttttttaaatccaNTGCTCACATTAAGATTCAATTCTGATCGGATATGTTTTTTTAGTTCCATATGTCCAATGGTAAGATCATCTCTTATCTTGTCCTCATACCTGTCTTCAATCCACTTTTGGCTCACAATTCCCAGGGTATATTTTTGATTGCATTTATGCTCAGGTTCAAGTGTTTTCAGCTGAAAACACATGAACCTTTCTTCCCACGAACCATGACAGTGAAATGGACAGGATTTTACACATTGTACAGTTACTCGCTTGGGCTCGTTGTGCACAAAGTGAATATCTCTCTTCGAATAAACTGCATAATTAATCATGGCTTTCTTGAATTGTTTTGCATCATCATACAAGGTACCCACATCTAGTTCATCTGTCTCAACATTAGGATTGTAAGAAGGATGTTTGAATCTATTCTTTGCCTTGTTGGATTGTTCAAATGATACTTCTACATCATCCTTTTCAGATTGATAACTCGGGGGATCATCGGAGTCATAATAATCACTTTGTACTTGCTCATTCTCACCCATTCCTACATCCTCACTTTCAGCATCAACTCTAGCCCACTCAAAATCTGCACTAACAACATCAACAAAGTTGTAATCCTCACCAACTAATCCCTCTTCTTCATCATCCTTATCATCACCTTCTTCTTGTAGTTCATCTACTAAATCATCATCCTCTCGATCAACCTGAGCGGCATGTGAAATACATTCTGGTTGGGTAACCACACCcccatctaattcaaattctgATTGGGCATGCTCAACACTTTGTTCTACCATTGGTAAAGCTAAATTTGAAACTATTTGTGCATCATCAATCCCATGCATTCTACAACAAAAACAATGTAACAACAAAGAAACATATAAGAAAACTATGAACCCTCAACCTGAAGTCagtaaattttaaaacaaaggCAAAACTATACATTTTTTACACAATATATGCACCACAATAAACATGCTATAGTACcaacataaaagaaaaaattactgACAACATACATTAAATTTGGTTAAATTATACTAACAATTATGTATAACAATTTTAAATGCATTTGAGGACCACAATAATCCAAAATGTCTCCATTATTAACTACAAGGTGGGGACCCATATAAGAAAGCCATCCAACATTGATAAAAGCAGAAAAAAAACCCACTACCAGACAAAGAATTGATTGAGTCAACATATTACCTATGCCAATGTTTGCAATTCCTGAGCACCTCTTTTATCACTCTCTTCTTCCGTCGTCAATGGTGTCCACCGACAGAGCTTTTGGAGTCGTCAGTAAGTCTACCAACCAAGCTTTTGGAGTCGTCAATGGTGCCTTCCAATAGAGCTTTTGGAGTCGTTAATGGCGTCTACTAACAAGCTAAGGATTTTGGTGTAGCCGATGCCTACCAACAGGAGTCCAAAAAGATGTCGTCAATCGTCAATGGAGAAAGGTACGCACAGAGGGGGTGAAAATTCATTTGGAATTTGGGAATTTCGGATAACGTCCTCCGGAACTGAATAACCACCTTTCAAAACCAGACTGAAACTAACTTCTCCATTAATGGCCGCATCGCTCAACTTCAGCCTCGCCACCGTCGCTAACTTCCGCCGCGCTACGCTACCGAAACACTACACAAACTTCCGCACCACAATCCGATGCTCCGGGAGGGTTGAATGGGTACTTATTATCCACTTGGGTATGGAACGACAATGGCAGAAGGGAAATAAATATGAGAGATGTGATCGATTGTGGATTAGATTAGggttttgtatttattattttaattattttgttttggttttaacaaataaatatgtatttgtTTGTTGGCATCCACGTAGGTaatcttagtttttttttttttttttNCGTTCCATACCCAAGTGGATAATAAGTACCCATTCAACCCTCCCGGAGCATCGGATTGTGGTGCGGAAGTTTGTGTAGTGTTTCGGTAGCGTAGCGCGGCGGAAGTTAGCGACGGTGGCGAGGCTGAAGTTGAGCGATGCGGCCATTAATGGAGAAGTTAGTTTCAGTCTGGTTTTGAAAGGTGGTTATTCAGTTCCGGAGGACGTTATCCGAAATTCCCAAATTCCAAATGAATTTTCACCCCCTCTGTGCGTACCTTTCTCCATTGACGATTGACGACATCTTTTTGGACTCCTGTTGGTAGGCATCGGCTACACCAAAATCCTTAGCTTGTTAGTAGACGCCATTAACGACTCCAAAAGCTCTATTGGAAGGCACCATTGACGACTCCAAAAGCTTGGTTGGTAGACTTACTGACGACTCCAAAAGCTCTGTCGGTGGACACCATTGACGACGGAAGAAGAGAGTGATAAAAGAGGTGCTCAGGAATTGCAAACATTGGCATAGGTAATATGTTGACTCAATCAATTCTTTGTCTGGTAGTGGGTTTTTTTTCTGCTTTTATCAATGTTGGATGGCTTTTGAATGGGTACTTATTATCCACTTGGGTATGGAACGACAATGGCAGAA contains these protein-coding regions:
- the LOC116016148 gene encoding uncharacterized protein LOC116016148 gives rise to the protein MHGIDDAQIVSNLALPMVEQSVEHAQSEFELDGGVVTQPECISHAAQVDREDDDLVDELQEEGDDKDDEEEGLVGEDYNFVDVVSADFEWARVDAESEDVGMGENEQVQSDYYDSDDPPSYQSEKDDVEVSFEQSNKAKNRFKHPSYNPNVETDELDVGTLYDDAKQFKKAMINYAVYSKRDIHFVHNEPKRVTVQCVKSCPFHCHGSWEERFMCFQLKTLEPEHKCNQKYTLGIVSQKWIEDRYEDKIRDDLTIGHMELKKHIRSELNLNVEGS